In Isosphaera pallida ATCC 43644, the sequence TCGTATCCTGTTTCCACGACCCCCTTGTGTCCTCCCTCAATATTCCCAAATCGGTTAGGTCGTTCGGGTAGCGATTCATTCACATCCCCGGATCGGTGAGGGTCGATGGTGCAGAAGTAGAGGAAGAATGGCGTTTGCGACTCGACGCATTCGGCGAGGAACTTGCGGCAGGCGTCGGCCATCGCCACGGGGTTGCGGGCGTTGCCAGGGAGCGTCTCGAAGGGATACATCTCCTCGGGCAGGACGTGGAACTTGCCGATGATCGCCGTGCGGACGCCATCCTCGTTGAGCAGCTTGGGCAACGAGGTTTGCTTGGGCATGGCGCGGAAGTTGTGGTACGAGTGGGCCAGACCGTATTGCCCGGTGGCGTGGCCGAAGCGTCCGGTCAGAATGGTGGAACGGCTAGGGGAACAACTGGCGGTCACGCAGAAGGCGTTGGCAAACCGGGTGCCCTCGGCCGCCAGGGCGTCGAGGTGGGGCGTTTTGATGATCGTCTCGCCATAGCAACCTAATTGCAGGCCGTGGTCGTCCGACACGATCATCACCACGTTGCGTCTGGAACCGTGACCGTGTTCTACGGTACCCGAAGCGGCTGAACTCGAGCCCGTCCAGCAGGCGGTCAGGACCAGACCGATCGCGCCAATGACGAAATCACGCATCGGACAATCTCCATGTGGAGGGACGAGACGTCCGCTCCGGGTTGGGCTAGTCTAGCGGAGCAGGTCGAACGAGCCAGTCAGCCAGGCCATGAGTGTGGTAAAGGTGGTCACCGCGGCGATCCAACGACCCCGGCGTCGCAACCGCCTCAGAAAAATCAGCTCGGTCTCCGGATGATCCCGCACCCGCTCCAGAAACGCAATCCGGTCGGCCATCCGTCCATGACGCCAGGTCCAGCGACGCACTGAGAGGTGGTTGATCGCGGCAACTTGTCTCAAGGTGGCGATGAAGACCTCCAGGCCGTACCGGTCGGGAGGGTCGTCGGGACCGGCAAGCGGTGGGGCGTGCGCGGGGTCGGTGGAATCAGCGGCAGACCGCGTTTGGCTCAACGCCCGCGCGCCGTCGAGATCGGCCTGACGCTCGAAGGACCGCGACATCGCGCCGAAGACGAAAAAGACGACCCCGCCCAAGACCAACGCCGCCGGAGCTTGGCGGACCGCTTCGCCCCAGAAGAGCGAGGCCACGTCCAATCCTCCCGAGCGATCAATGAGCCAGTTGACCAGGGCGGCCAGACCGACCGCGCCCAGCAGAGCGACTCCGAACCAGCGGATGTGACGGCGGTGCAGATGGGACAATTCATGACCGAACACCGCGACAATCCGCTCGTCGTCCAGGTGTTCCAGCAGCGCGTCGGTTAAGAAGACGTAGCGTGGGCCGAAACCGAAGCCCGTGACCGCGGCGGTCGCCAAGGTGTGGTCGGTTTGCCAGACATGAATTTCACTGATCCGCACCCTGCGTCGTCGCGCCAGGTCGAGCAAACGGTTCCTCAAGGGTCCCGGTTCCAGCGGATGGTAGGGCCACATTCGCTTCACCAGCAGCGGCAAGGCCGTCAAGCTCCCCAGCCCCACCAATCCCATTGCCGCTAGGTGAACCGAGCCTCCCTGGAAACCTTCCGGCAGCAACCGCTCGAAGAGTTGTTGCATCAGGGCGATCGCCGCCACCAAAGGCAACACGATCGCCAGCGATCGCCGCGCTTTGGCGATCAGATAGGCTCGGACGCTCTCCAAGCGACGGGGACGCCAGCGTGGCGGACAGACCGCCCGCTCGCCCAGATACAACCCCCACCAAATCAGCCCTAGACCGATTATATAAGGGGCCAACACGAGGGTCTCGTTCAAAAGAGGCACGACCACGCCGATCCGGCCGGTGAGCCAGGCGACGGTTGCCGGCCAGTTCAAGCCGTGGATCGTCCAAGCAAACACCCCCAGGAGTGCCACTTCAGCCCCCAACGAGGCATGGGTCAGGTAGGCTCGTCCCAGAACCCCCAGGCGGTCGGGATGTGCCCGCGAACTCAGCGACACCAGGCGGCCCGCCGCCGCCACCAAAAGCGCGACGAGAACCGGCAGCCCCAAAGCGGCCACCCCTCGAATCATCCCCTCCCAGCCATTGACCGGTGGCGCTCCGATCGTCCCAGCGGAGAGTCCAAAGGCCAGAATCAACGCGATCAGCAGGGTGGGCGGCGGCATCGCGCGGGTTCCGTACCATACCGTGTCAGACCGGCCTCGAACTCGATCAACCGATAGGATCGTGTTCCAGAAAGCGACGGGCGGCCTTCTAGGCAGAGTCGATCACAAGGTCGAACCGGTTGACCCAGCCTTTGGGAAATCCTCCGCCCCACCCTCCGCGCCGCGAGATGAGACGAAACGAGATAACCCAAGCGACCTCAACCGAATCTTCGAAGCGACTCCACCCCTCGTTCTCGTTAACCCTCGAATCTGGAAAAGGCTTCCGAGTCGTCGGAAGCCCTCCCCAATCGATTCTCACTCGGAGAGCAGATCATCAAGTCACCGAGTTGATGTCCACACATCATTAGGTGCGAACCATCTCATGAAATTCCATTGGTTCCTGTGACGGTTGATCCGACCTTGCGGCCAAGGCGACGGGGTTGGATCCATCACGGTCCACGGTCGGAGGGTTTTGTTGGGTTAGTGGCCCACCCCAAAAATGATGAATCGGATCGGGATGGTGGTCGGGGTTTTGGCCTGGCCCGCCACTGCGGGCAAACCCAAGGTCAAGCTCCAGGTGGCGTGAGTGGCGTCTTCGAGGGTAGTCGGTTGCGGAACCGGATCGCCCGCCGGCACCAGGGGCAAAACGCTGGGGTGCGAGGAGCCGGTCGATTCGGCACTTTTCTTGTTGAGGTCGTCAAGTCCGAACGGCTCAGTGGTTTGATCCAGCTTGGCGGGGACCAGCAATAGGAAGTCGCGGTAGGGGCTGACGTCTTGATGGTTGCCATCGACCGGGTGATGGGCGTAACGGATGGTGTAGGTGCCCGGCTCGATGAGTTGATCGCGGTAGTCGATCCATTCCTCGGGGAAGTGGACCGCGCCGATGAGTTCGCCAATGGTCACGCCGGGCAGCAGGA encodes:
- a CDS encoding M48 family metallopeptidase, encoding MPPPTLLIALILAFGLSAGTIGAPPVNGWEGMIRGVAALGLPVLVALLVAAAGRLVSLSSRAHPDRLGVLGRAYLTHASLGAEVALLGVFAWTIHGLNWPATVAWLTGRIGVVVPLLNETLVLAPYIIGLGLIWWGLYLGERAVCPPRWRPRRLESVRAYLIAKARRSLAIVLPLVAAIALMQQLFERLLPEGFQGGSVHLAAMGLVGLGSLTALPLLVKRMWPYHPLEPGPLRNRLLDLARRRRVRISEIHVWQTDHTLATAAVTGFGFGPRYVFLTDALLEHLDDERIVAVFGHELSHLHRRHIRWFGVALLGAVGLAALVNWLIDRSGGLDVASLFWGEAVRQAPAALVLGGVVFFVFGAMSRSFERQADLDGARALSQTRSAADSTDPAHAPPLAGPDDPPDRYGLEVFIATLRQVAAINHLSVRRWTWRHGRMADRIAFLERVRDHPETELIFLRRLRRRGRWIAAVTTFTTLMAWLTGSFDLLR